The following coding sequences lie in one Bacteroidota bacterium genomic window:
- a CDS encoding cation transporter, producing the protein MGQEHNHSHSSNKKTLTISLVIITTYMAVEVIGGLITNSLALLADAGHMLSDAISLFIALMAFKFSSKVADYGKTYGYKRFEILAAIINGATLILISVYIIYEAIERFQNPPEIQSYGMLIIAFIGLLVNVLVAWIMMRGADVKENLNMRGAYLHVISDMLGSVGAIIAALLILFFGWSWADPLASVIVSILVLRSGYLVTKSSVHVLMEGTPNNVEIEKVTDKILKTDGIQNIHDLHIWTITSGLNALTCHAVVNEKMTIEESEKMLRKIEHDLEHLNVHHVTIQLETPAHKHDNSILCSVKAEPTAHEHHH; encoded by the coding sequence ATGGGACAAGAACACAACCATTCGCACAGTTCGAACAAAAAAACCTTAACCATCAGCCTTGTTATTATTACGACTTATATGGCAGTAGAGGTTATCGGTGGTTTGATTACAAACAGCCTTGCTTTATTGGCAGATGCAGGGCATATGCTGAGCGATGCTATTTCATTGTTCATTGCCTTAATGGCTTTTAAATTCAGCAGTAAAGTAGCCGATTATGGTAAAACGTATGGATATAAACGGTTTGAAATATTAGCTGCGATTATCAATGGAGCAACGCTGATACTGATTTCAGTTTATATTATATATGAAGCAATCGAACGTTTCCAAAATCCGCCCGAAATTCAATCCTACGGAATGCTCATTATTGCATTTATAGGCTTATTGGTCAATGTGCTTGTAGCTTGGATAATGATGCGTGGAGCTGATGTAAAGGAAAACCTCAATATGCGTGGAGCGTACCTGCACGTCATCAGTGATATGCTTGGTTCGGTTGGTGCCATCATCGCAGCTTTGCTCATTCTATTCTTTGGTTGGAGTTGGGCAGACCCTCTAGCAAGTGTTATCGTTTCCATATTGGTATTGCGAAGCGGATACTTAGTTACCAAATCATCGGTACACGTACTTATGGAGGGTACACCCAATAATGTAGAAATAGAAAAAGTAACGGACAAAATCTTAAAAACAGACGGTATTCAAAACATTCACGACTTACATATTTGGACAATTACAAGCGGTTTGAATGCTCTTACCTGCCACGCAGTTGTGAATGAAAAAATGACGATTGAAGAAAGCGAAAAAATGCTTCGTAAAATAGAACACGACTTGGAACACTTAAACGTTCATCACGTAACCATTCAGTTGGAAACACCTGCACACAAACACGATAATTCAATATTGTGCAGCGTAAAGGCAGAACCAACAGCACACGAACATCATCACTGA
- a CDS encoding helix-turn-helix transcriptional regulator yields the protein MTTLFIKNMVCNRCIMVVQNELDKLGFDVMNIKLGEVMLAKEPTPEEKSNLDKVLIPLGFEIIDDKKSRIIEQIKNIIIDLVHHQDNDIKTNLSDVLSSKLYHNYNYLSNLFSEVEGTTIEKYFIAQKIEKVKELLVYDELSLSEIAFRLNYSSVAYLSNQFKKVTGLTPSHFKQIKEDKRKPLDKV from the coding sequence ATGACAACACTCTTTATTAAAAATATGGTTTGCAACCGTTGTATTATGGTGGTGCAAAATGAATTGGATAAATTGGGATTTGATGTTATGAATATCAAATTAGGGGAAGTTATGCTTGCTAAAGAACCCACACCCGAAGAAAAAAGCAATTTAGATAAGGTTTTAATTCCATTGGGTTTTGAAATCATTGACGATAAAAAAAGCCGTATCATTGAGCAGATAAAGAATATAATTATTGACTTGGTACATCATCAGGACAACGATATTAAAACCAATCTTTCAGATGTATTAAGCAGTAAGTTATACCACAATTATAATTATTTATCCAACCTTTTTTCAGAAGTAGAGGGTACAACCATTGAAAAATATTTTATTGCCCAGAAGATAGAAAAGGTAAAAGAACTATTGGTATATGATGAATTGTCTTTGAGTGAAATTGCCTTTCGTCTGAACTATTCAAGTGTAGCGTATTTGAGCAATCAATTCAAAAAAGTAACAGGGCTAACACCAAGCCATTTCAAACAGATTAAAGAGGATAAAAGAAAACCGTTGGATAAAGTGTAA
- a CDS encoding HD domain-containing protein, which produces MNKRIAETIVWVKKRLESAESGHDWWHIQRVYRMAMQLAEQTGADAEIVGLAALLHDLTDSKLTDRPAQMEAEIEAFLRQQHVSQTSIAHIMFIIRNMSFRHASVFSGEKSVEFQVVQDADRLDAMGAIGIARAFSYGGYKKRPFMNYNSRAEAEKYFMEGSFDSSTIGHFYEKLFRLKEMMNTDAARRMAEERHNFMLIWLDRFYEEWEGKA; this is translated from the coding sequence ATGAATAAGCGCATTGCTGAAACCATTGTGTGGGTGAAGAAGAGACTCGAATCGGCCGAAAGCGGGCACGACTGGTGGCATATTCAGCGGGTTTACCGCATGGCGATGCAACTGGCTGAACAGACCGGCGCAGATGCGGAGATTGTGGGTCTGGCTGCATTGCTGCACGACCTCACTGATTCCAAACTCACAGATCGGCCGGCGCAAATGGAAGCTGAAATTGAGGCTTTTCTGAGGCAACAACATGTGTCCCAGACTTCAATTGCACATATCATGTTTATCATCAGAAACATGTCGTTCAGACATGCCTCTGTTTTCAGCGGCGAGAAGTCGGTTGAATTCCAGGTGGTTCAGGATGCCGACCGCCTCGACGCCATGGGTGCCATTGGCATAGCCAGGGCATTCAGCTACGGAGGATACAAGAAGCGGCCTTTTATGAATTACAATTCCCGCGCCGAAGCCGAGAAGTATTTCATGGAGGGTTCGTTCGACAGTTCCACCATTGGGCATTTTTACGAAAAGCTCTTCAGGCTAAAGGAGATGATGAATACGGATGCAGCCCGACGGATGGCTGAAGAACGGCACAACTTTATGCTGATCTGGCTGGATCGTTTTTACGAAGAATGGGAGGGCAAAGCCTGA
- a CDS encoding shikimate dehydrogenase: MLWKRKNKAENALYGLIGYPLEHSFSRKYFSEKFAPEGIKAEYRNFPIEDISQLPDLIRANPDLRGLNVTIPHKQAVLRYLHLLDRTAKLVGSVNTIKIIPTSSDPRLVGYNTDVIGFSELLSQAIGSQHKPFALLLGNGGSAKALKYVLRERGIFFKSVSTKQQKAGQVTYDMISKALLEKFRLIINTTPLGMYPNVNAAPSVPFEYINESHILIDLIYNPEETLFLKQGRMQGAKTFNGLPMLYAQAEAAWKIWQQR, encoded by the coding sequence ATGCTCTGGAAGAGGAAAAACAAGGCTGAAAATGCCCTCTACGGCTTGATTGGATATCCGCTGGAGCATTCCTTTTCCAGAAAATACTTCAGCGAAAAATTTGCACCCGAAGGCATCAAGGCTGAATACAGGAATTTTCCGATTGAGGACATTTCACAACTGCCGGATCTGATCCGTGCCAACCCGGATTTGAGGGGACTCAACGTCACAATCCCACACAAACAGGCTGTGCTGCGTTATCTGCATCTGCTCGACCGCACTGCAAAGCTTGTCGGATCGGTCAACACCATAAAAATTATCCCCACCAGCAGCGATCCCCGTCTGGTCGGCTACAACACCGATGTCATCGGATTTTCCGAACTGCTCAGTCAAGCCATTGGTTCTCAGCATAAACCATTTGCGCTGCTCCTCGGCAACGGGGGCAGCGCCAAAGCTTTGAAATACGTGCTTAGAGAAAGAGGGATATTTTTCAAGTCGGTTTCGACCAAACAGCAAAAAGCCGGTCAGGTCACTTACGACATGATCAGCAAGGCGCTGCTCGAGAAGTTCCGGCTTATCATCAACACTACGCCTTTGGGGATGTATCCCAACGTGAATGCAGCTCCTTCTGTTCCATTCGAGTACATCAATGAATCACACATTCTCATTGACCTGATTTACAACCCCGAAGAGACCCTGTTTTTAAAGCAGGGCCGCATGCAGGGAGCCAAAACCTTCAACGGATTGCCCATGCTTTATGCCCAGGCGGAGGCTGCATGGAAAATCTGGCAACAACGCTGA
- a CDS encoding copper-translocating P-type ATPase, translating to MANNNREIIYIPLEDVESEHCALIVEKGLAQVKGVETHKVELNNRRAAITVDSNETVGEAVKAIKDLGYGVPTVKSAFPVLGMTCASCAGSVESIVKYQPGVVNASVNFATGNLTVEYLPNMTDASTLQKAVQGVGYDLLIEDETKQQETLEAIHEKKFRTLKNKTIWAIILSLPVVIIGMFFMDMPYADPIMWLFSTPVVIWLGRDFFVNAWKQAKHRSANMDTLVALSTGIAYLFSVFNMLFADFWHQRGLHAHVYFEAAAVIIAFILLGKLLEERAKGNTSSAIKKLMGLQPKTVIVIEADGTERQKAIEDVNAGDIILVKPGEKIAVDGTVVSGNSYVDESMLSGEPVPVLKKENEKVFAGTINQKGSFQFKAVKVGKETMLAQIIKMVQDAQGSKAPVQKLVDKIAGIFVPVVIGIAILTFILWFFLGGENGVVQGLLAAVTVLVIACPCALGLATPTAIMVGVGKGAEKGILIKDAESLELAKKVDAIILDKTGTITEGRPQVTGIQWLNNDDTAKDILLSIEKQSEHPLAEAVVKHLDGVTATPLSDFDSITGKGAKANHNNETYFVGNKKLLAENNINIPNQLQQQADEWGKQSKTVIWFSDSKQALSVIAISDKIKETSVAAIKEMQEMGIDLYMLTGDNEATAKAIAEQTGIRHYKAEVLPQHKADFVKELQQQGKTVAMVGDGINDSTALATADVSIAMGKGSDIAMDVAKMTIISSDLTKIPQAIRLSKQTVATIKQNLFWAFIYNLIGIPIAAGILYPINGFLLNPMIAGAAMALSSVSVVSNSLRLKWKK from the coding sequence ATGGCAAACAATAATAGAGAAATAATTTATATTCCCTTAGAAGACGTAGAGAGCGAACACTGTGCATTAATCGTTGAAAAGGGATTGGCACAGGTAAAAGGCGTAGAAACCCATAAAGTAGAGCTGAACAACCGCAGGGCAGCGATTACAGTAGATAGCAATGAAACCGTAGGCGAAGCTGTTAAGGCAATTAAAGATTTAGGTTACGGAGTTCCTACGGTTAAAAGTGCTTTTCCGGTATTGGGCATGACCTGTGCATCCTGTGCGGGCAGTGTCGAAAGCATTGTGAAATACCAACCGGGAGTAGTTAATGCTTCCGTGAACTTTGCAACGGGCAATCTTACCGTGGAATATCTGCCCAATATGACCGATGCCTCCACCCTGCAAAAAGCGGTTCAGGGAGTAGGTTACGACCTATTGATTGAAGACGAAACCAAGCAGCAGGAAACGCTCGAAGCCATCCACGAAAAGAAATTCCGAACCTTGAAAAACAAGACCATTTGGGCAATTATCCTTTCCCTGCCCGTGGTAATCATAGGAATGTTCTTTATGGATATGCCCTATGCAGACCCGATAATGTGGCTCTTTTCCACGCCCGTTGTAATATGGTTGGGCAGGGATTTTTTTGTAAACGCTTGGAAGCAGGCAAAGCACCGTTCCGCCAATATGGATACGCTGGTGGCATTGAGTACAGGTATTGCCTACCTGTTCAGTGTTTTCAATATGCTGTTTGCCGACTTTTGGCATCAACGGGGACTGCATGCTCACGTATATTTTGAAGCGGCTGCCGTTATTATCGCATTCATCCTCTTGGGAAAACTGCTGGAAGAAAGAGCCAAAGGCAACACCTCTTCAGCCATTAAAAAGCTGATGGGCTTACAGCCGAAAACGGTTATCGTAATAGAAGCAGACGGCACGGAAAGACAAAAAGCCATCGAAGATGTAAACGCAGGCGATATTATTTTGGTTAAGCCTGGCGAAAAAATTGCGGTGGATGGTACAGTTGTATCGGGCAATTCGTATGTAGATGAAAGTATGCTAAGCGGCGAACCTGTTCCGGTACTGAAAAAGGAAAACGAAAAGGTATTTGCAGGAACCATCAACCAAAAAGGTAGCTTCCAGTTCAAGGCGGTAAAAGTGGGTAAAGAAACAATGCTTGCCCAAATCATCAAAATGGTGCAGGATGCACAGGGAAGTAAAGCACCCGTACAAAAACTGGTGGATAAAATCGCAGGTATTTTCGTTCCGGTAGTAATCGGTATTGCTATCCTGACATTTATTCTTTGGTTCTTCTTAGGAGGCGAGAATGGTGTTGTACAAGGTCTTTTAGCAGCCGTTACTGTATTGGTTATTGCTTGTCCTTGTGCGTTGGGATTGGCTACCCCTACGGCAATTATGGTAGGCGTTGGCAAAGGTGCTGAAAAAGGTATTTTAATAAAAGATGCTGAAAGCCTTGAATTAGCCAAAAAAGTAGATGCAATCATATTAGACAAAACAGGAACAATTACAGAGGGCAGACCACAGGTAACAGGCATTCAATGGCTCAACAATGATGATACCGCAAAAGATATTCTTTTGAGTATCGAAAAGCAATCAGAACACCCTTTGGCAGAAGCCGTGGTAAAACATTTGGACGGTGTTACAGCTACTCCATTATCAGACTTCGATAGCATTACAGGTAAAGGAGCAAAAGCCAATCATAATAACGAAACCTATTTTGTAGGCAATAAAAAACTATTGGCAGAAAACAACATCAATATTCCAAACCAATTACAACAACAAGCCGATGAATGGGGCAAACAATCGAAAACCGTTATTTGGTTTTCAGACAGCAAACAAGCTCTATCTGTAATTGCTATTTCTGATAAGATAAAAGAAACATCGGTAGCAGCCATAAAGGAAATGCAGGAAATGGGTATTGATTTGTATATGCTTACAGGCGATAACGAAGCCACAGCAAAAGCCATAGCAGAGCAGACAGGCATCAGACACTATAAAGCCGAAGTATTGCCACAACACAAAGCCGATTTTGTAAAAGAATTGCAACAACAAGGCAAAACTGTTGCAATGGTTGGGGACGGTATCAATGACAGTACCGCATTGGCAACAGCAGATGTGAGTATAGCGATGGGTAAAGGTTCGGATATAGCAATGGACGTAGCCAAAATGACAATCATTTCATCAGATCTTACCAAGATTCCACAAGCAATTAGGCTTTCAAAACAAACTGTAGCTACTATTAAACAAAACTTGTTCTGGGCATTTATCTATAACCTTATCGGTATTCCAATTGCAGCAGGTATTCTCTACCCGATAAATGGATTTTTACTTAATCCAATGATTGCAGGAGCAGCAATGGCATTGAGTTCTGTGAGCGTGGTAAGTAACAGTTTGCGGTTAAAATGGAAAAAGTAA
- a CDS encoding DUF368 domain-containing protein has translation MGDYIKLFFKGMAMGAANVIPGVSGGTIALITGIFERLINAIKSINLSALKLFLSGRFKEFFTAIDFWFLFWVFAGVGAAIFSLARLFEFLFSHYPVYIWSYFFGLILASVYFVGATVERWKAPVVISFVVGATIALAITFLKPATENRDFFYLILSGVVAVCSMILPGLSGSFVLILMGNYQLVAIEAINNLDFSILLPVLIGMVGGLIAFSHLLSWLLRTFKNETLGLLTGFILGSLGVIWPWKEAHYLTNAAGEVIIKSGKQVVERYDLVLPGRMGMEEMFAIGLMIAGIITIWLLEKYALEEEKQG, from the coding sequence ATGGGCGACTACATCAAACTGTTTTTCAAAGGTATGGCCATGGGCGCAGCTAATGTGATACCCGGCGTTTCGGGTGGCACCATCGCCCTCATCACCGGAATTTTCGAGCGATTGATAAATGCCATTAAGTCGATCAACCTGAGTGCATTAAAGCTTTTTCTGAGTGGCAGGTTCAAGGAATTTTTCACAGCAATCGACTTTTGGTTCTTGTTCTGGGTGTTTGCCGGCGTGGGTGCCGCAATTTTCAGTCTGGCCAGGCTGTTCGAGTTTCTATTCAGCCATTATCCGGTGTACATCTGGTCATATTTTTTCGGACTGATCCTGGCAAGTGTATATTTTGTGGGAGCAACCGTAGAGCGCTGGAAAGCACCGGTGGTGATCAGCTTTGTTGTGGGAGCCACGATTGCGCTGGCCATCACCTTTCTGAAACCCGCCACAGAAAACCGCGACTTTTTTTACCTGATACTTTCCGGAGTTGTCGCAGTGTGCAGCATGATCCTGCCCGGCCTTTCCGGTTCGTTTGTCCTGATTCTTATGGGCAACTACCAGCTTGTGGCCATAGAAGCCATCAACAACCTGGATTTCAGCATTCTCCTTCCCGTACTCATTGGCATGGTGGGCGGACTCATTGCATTTTCCCACCTGCTCTCGTGGCTGCTCAGAACGTTTAAAAACGAAACCCTCGGTTTGCTCACAGGTTTTATTTTAGGCTCGCTGGGCGTGATCTGGCCATGGAAAGAAGCCCATTACCTGACCAATGCCGCCGGAGAGGTAATCATCAAATCGGGCAAACAAGTGGTTGAGCGTTACGACCTCGTTCTGCCAGGTCGGATGGGAATGGAGGAAATGTTCGCCATCGGACTCATGATTGCAGGCATAATCACAATATGGCTTTTGGAAAAGTATGCTCTGGAAGAGGAAAAACAAGGCTGA
- a CDS encoding divalent metal cation transporter encodes MMKTNRFFSLLGPGLLYAGAAIGVSHLVQSTRAGAEFGFELLGILLLTNLLKYPFFEMGSRYVLAKGGNLVDAYAAVGKWVILLFFAMTIITMIPVQAALTIVTAGLSNNIFHTSWSDFGMSALITAATLLLLLFGKFKILDRLIKVVILLLTLSTIVAVVVAWTRWQGQPALATGFDWSNRAHILFLVAFIGWMPAPVDIVVWTSIWTQTKFGQLSFKPTLREVLTEYRIGYFGTMVVAAFFLALGAFVMYGTGEAMPAGGAAFAGKLIGLYTQTIGQWAYPVIAVAAFTTMFSTTITVLDAYPRTLVECTRNFGSGQQKLKPQHQYLIWMFLLAAATLALLKISGQSMRTMVDLATSISFVTAPFLAFLNYKIIFSESIEDQFRPGRFLKIWAWVGLFALAGFTVFYLIVLFRLA; translated from the coding sequence ATGATGAAGACAAACAGGTTTTTCAGCTTGCTTGGTCCCGGACTGTTGTACGCAGGAGCAGCCATCGGGGTATCGCACCTGGTTCAGAGCACCAGAGCCGGAGCGGAGTTTGGTTTTGAATTGCTCGGAATACTCCTGCTTACCAATCTGTTGAAATATCCTTTTTTCGAAATGGGCAGCCGCTACGTGCTGGCCAAAGGCGGCAATCTCGTGGATGCTTATGCGGCGGTGGGAAAGTGGGTGATTCTGCTCTTTTTTGCCATGACCATCATCACGATGATTCCTGTGCAGGCAGCACTCACCATTGTCACAGCAGGCCTGTCGAACAACATCTTTCACACCAGCTGGTCCGATTTCGGAATGAGCGCACTTATCACAGCTGCCACACTACTTTTGCTCCTCTTTGGAAAATTCAAAATACTCGACAGGCTCATTAAAGTGGTCATTTTATTGCTCACACTTTCGACCATTGTGGCTGTTGTGGTGGCCTGGACGCGCTGGCAGGGACAACCCGCGCTGGCAACAGGTTTCGACTGGAGCAATCGTGCGCATATCTTGTTTTTGGTCGCATTCATCGGCTGGATGCCCGCACCGGTGGACATAGTGGTGTGGACTTCCATCTGGACGCAGACCAAGTTCGGCCAGCTGAGTTTCAAACCCACCCTCAGGGAGGTGCTCACCGAATACCGGATTGGTTACTTCGGCACGATGGTCGTGGCAGCCTTCTTTCTTGCGCTGGGCGCTTTTGTGATGTATGGCACAGGCGAGGCCATGCCGGCAGGTGGTGCCGCATTTGCCGGAAAGCTGATCGGATTGTACACCCAGACCATCGGCCAATGGGCTTATCCGGTGATTGCTGTGGCTGCATTCACCACCATGTTTAGCACCACCATCACCGTGCTCGACGCCTATCCGCGCACTTTGGTAGAATGTACACGCAACTTTGGATCCGGGCAACAAAAGCTGAAGCCTCAGCATCAATACCTTATCTGGATGTTTTTGCTTGCCGCAGCCACCCTGGCTTTGTTGAAAATCTCAGGCCAGAGCATGCGCACGATGGTCGATCTGGCCACAAGCATTTCGTTTGTCACCGCCCCTTTCCTGGCTTTTCTCAATTACAAAATTATTTTTTCAGAAAGCATTGAGGACCAATTCAGGCCAGGCAGGTTTCTGAAAATCTGGGCATGGGTCGGTCTGTTTGCGCTTGCTGGGTTTACGGTATTCTATCTGATAGTCCTGTTCCGGCTTGCCTGA
- a CDS encoding DUF3347 domain-containing protein has translation MKKLVLIGLMLFGYSAFAQNTSNLLNKYISVKNALVNSDTKEANTTISTFYEAIKSEENFTQKNDLLKATDKLSKAGNNLEKQRAAFNDVSTVLWKVVKSSDKVNQPVYYQYCPMKKAYWLSKEKEIKNPYYGSSMLTCGKVAETK, from the coding sequence GTGAAAAAGTTAGTTTTAATAGGGCTAATGTTGTTTGGTTATTCAGCATTTGCCCAAAACACAAGTAATCTATTAAATAAGTACATCAGTGTAAAAAATGCATTGGTAAATAGTGATACTAAAGAAGCAAACACAACTATCAGCACTTTTTACGAAGCTATAAAAAGTGAAGAAAATTTTACACAGAAAAACGACTTACTGAAAGCCACCGACAAATTAAGCAAGGCAGGTAACAACCTTGAAAAGCAAAGAGCCGCTTTCAACGATGTATCAACCGTACTGTGGAAAGTGGTAAAATCATCAGACAAAGTAAACCAACCCGTTTACTACCAATATTGCCCGATGAAAAAAGCATATTGGCTAAGCAAAGAAAAGGAGATTAAAAATCCTTACTACGGTTCTTCTATGCTTACCTGTGGTAAAGTTGCCGAAACTAAATAA
- a CDS encoding cation transporter → MENKEFKFKTNLNCGGCVSKVKSDLDNAEGVCHWKVDTDNADKILTVISKGITEEEVVSIIKSKGFKIEPLNA, encoded by the coding sequence ATGGAAAATAAAGAATTTAAATTCAAAACCAATCTCAACTGTGGAGGTTGTGTATCAAAAGTAAAGTCAGATTTAGATAATGCCGAAGGAGTCTGCCATTGGAAGGTGGACACGGATAATGCCGATAAAATCCTTACCGTGATTTCAAAAGGAATTACGGAAGAAGAAGTAGTATCTATTATCAAAAGTAAAGGTTTCAAAATAGAGCCTTTGAATGCTTAA